aatgagagaaCTCTTATGCGCGCTTACACATGCAGATGTATGGCCTTATATCGCGGGAATAGTGGGATGACAGCATTGAGTAGCACCGCAACATAGATCATTGGCTTCTACGTACACATTATATATCTGATCAGAGGAAACTCAAGGACGTTTTTCCTTTATAATGGAGAAAATCATTGTACTTTTCCACCAAAATAATGGCAGATCATACGATACAACCTGGATCCTAATCCATATCCAACTAATTAATACCTATTTTCCATCGTGAAAGATACATATCTTATTCAATCTAAAATCTCCCCAGATCTGATCACTCTTCTCTCGGTAATTATACATTACATTCAAAGcataaaggggaaaaagaaaaaaagaaaaaagcaaggCATGCATTTGGTGATCAAGCAGAAAAATCAAGTGATCTTCTGATCATCTACACATTTGAGGATGATGAGAGGGTGTGAGCTCACAATCCGATGAGTAGCACCCAATCTTTTCGTTTTCTGCATCGAAACCAACCTCATGCAAGTAGAATACCTCCCTTTTCTCTTCAACCGCCTTCAAGATTTTCTCGAACACAGATACTTCACACGGAATTTTGAGCACGCCCTCTTGTTGGAAGCCAAATTCTTCTTCGGCTTCTCGCAATAATATCCCGAATGCTTGGTGACCCAAGTAGTGCGTCGGGATGATGAATCTCTTCAGCTCCTTCCCTACACAAACGGCAAGAAAGCCTTTCGGGACGACATCGTTGGAAGCCCCCGCAACATCtgagaaggagagtgttctCTTTAGGAACTtgatgcttttactgccattgCTAATATTGGTGGTGCTGTTAGAGCTAGAAGTACTAGAAGTATTAATGGAGCTATTTTTTGGAGCACTAGCAAGCTTTTTCCACTTCTTGAGGATCTGTTGAAGCCTAACAATCTCTCTGATCTTGTTAGACTTCTTTGAATCCATGAACTTGCTTGCTTGCTACAAAGAAGGCTAGCTGCTAGCTGTGACTTTTTCTCCTCCCTCGGATGCTTCTCTGTGTGAAAGCACAAGTGGGTGGTGGTGTAAGTATTTAAAGAAGTGAACTGAGTCGatcattatcattaattatttgtcgatattttttatatatatttatatatatatatgattaaaatatgggTACATCGGTTAGTACTGGTGTCTGGTGCAACTGCCTTAGCCCTCATCATGATGAATTAATCATGAATTCTATCAAgtggtttttgtttgtttagtGATGATCTAGTCCCTGGCCGGTGAATGGCTACTAGATTTCAACCTGACTCTCTTGGCCCTGTCTTCTGCACCTGCAATTTTAGCttaatactctcattttatgtGTAAAATAAGCCACCCTGAGACAAAGAAAGATAGCCGGGCCGGCAGCATATATAATTGACCATCTGACCATTAATTGAcactttttattctttaaaagtTCTCAATTTACTGTTTTTCCTTCGAAGAAAAGCATATGGTCAAGTAACTTTTTACGTACGTACCAAGCGAAATACACATGAAATATAATCTACCCAGTTCATGGCGGTAAAACCATCCACTTGCAGATAAATTATATTCATGCAATTATAATCTTTGCAGCAGTTTCAAATGATGCAACTTGCGGGATGTGACAGAGAtctgagtctttttttttttttttgtctgaatTTAAGTGACTAATTATCTCCAATGATCTCGTGCGTGTGTATGGAAGCTGGTTAGTCGTTGATCTTTagtacattaattaattagttaatttataGCAAGTTGTAGCTTGTTTTGATGCAATCGCTTTATAGGATCA
Above is a genomic segment from Juglans microcarpa x Juglans regia isolate MS1-56 chromosome 1D, Jm3101_v1.0, whole genome shotgun sequence containing:
- the LOC121257441 gene encoding auxin-responsive protein SAUR72-like — protein: MDSKKSNKIREIVRLQQILKKWKKLASAPKNSSINTSSTSSSNSTTNISNGSKSIKFLKRTLSFSDVAGASNDVVPKGFLAVCVGKELKRFIIPTHYLGHQAFGILLREAEEEFGFQQEGVLKIPCEVSVFEKILKAVEEKREVFYLHEVGFDAENEKIGCYSSDCELTPSHHPQMCR